A stretch of the Arachis stenosperma cultivar V10309 chromosome 6, arast.V10309.gnm1.PFL2, whole genome shotgun sequence genome encodes the following:
- the LOC130936260 gene encoding aquaporin SIP1-2-like: MVRAIKAAIGDGVLTFMWVFCSSMLGIASSSITRFLDIQHLHYNGFPYPSFLVTTFLVFVLVFVFTIIGNALGGASFNPTGTAAFYAIGLGSDSLFSMALRFPAQALGAAGGALAIMEIIPSKYKHMMGGPSLKVDLHTGAVVEGVLTFVITFAVLYIILKGPRSDLLKTWLLAMSTVALVMVGSAYTGPSMNPANAFGWAYLNNWHNTWDQFYVYWICPFAGAISAAWFFRAIFPPPEATQEKKQKKA, translated from the exons ATGGTTCGTGCTATAAAGGCTGCAATTGGTGATGGGGTGTTGACTTTCATGTGGGTGTTCTGTTCCTCCATGTTGGGGATAGCTTCAAGCTCCATAACAAGATTTCTTGACATTCAGCACCTCCATTACAATGGCTTCCCTTACCCTTCATTCCTTGTCACAACTTTCCTTGTTTTCGTACTTGTCTTTGTGTTCACCATCATTGGCAATGCCTTGGGTGGTGCCAGCTTCAATCCCACTGGCACTGCTGCGTTCTATGCTATTGGTCTCGGCTCTGACTCACTCTTCTCCATGGCTCTGCGCTTCCCTGCCCAG GCTCTTGGTGCTGCTGGTGGAGCTTTGGCAATTATGGAGATAATTCCTTCGAAATACAAACACATGATGGGAGGCCCTTCATTGAAAGTGGATCTGCACACCGGTGCTGTTGTTGAGGGAGTGTTGACTTTTGTGATCACTTTTGCTGTGCTCTACATAATCCTCAAGGGCCCTCGTAGTGACTTGCTCAAGACTTGGTTGCTCGCCATGTCGACCGTTGCACTAGTCATGGTTGGATCGGCTTACACCGGTCCATCCATGAATCCTGCCAAT GCGTTTGGTTGGGCATACCTAAATAACTGGCACAACACATGGGATCAATTCTATGTATACTGGATCTGCCCCTTCGCCGGAGCAATATCTGCCGCATGGTTTTTCCGCGCCATCTTCCCCCCACCAGAAGCTACACAGGAGAAGAAACagaagaaagcatga